In a single window of the Micromonospora sp. WMMD1155 genome:
- a CDS encoding fused MFS/spermidine synthase, translating into MSSPPSDVTAPPASPTSPVAVTGRALPNGLAAFLVFFSSGAVLVLETVALRLVGPYVGVTLQVTSSVIGIALAAIAYGAWSGGWLADRRNPRGLLAPALVLAGIATAITLPVVRYAGEVLRGGAASGILLLVALAVFVPAALLAAVTPLVVKLQLADLRRTGQVVGRLSGIGTLGGITATLLTGFVLVAALRSTVILLTLALALGLVGIGLGWYLRRQEPTELPGPARTRAALAVLGLVGAGLTTVAPNPCDIETAYHCARVVSDPDRPTGRTLLLNSAQHSYVDLADPKHLEYAYTKWIGAVADVAAPAGKRLDALHLGGGGFTVPGYLTATRPGTDNLVFEIDGGLVELGEQELGVRTGPELRAVVGDARMLVAGEPTDSRDLVVGDAFGHLVVPWHLATREMAAEVRRVTRPGGVYVQNVIDYPPLRFIRAELATVAAEFRHVALIAPPEALAEQRGSNFLIVGSDVPLPLDAVRARLNEVDPKVSLLSGAELTEFVGSALVLTDDYAPVDQLLATA; encoded by the coding sequence ATGAGCTCCCCACCGTCCGACGTAACGGCCCCGCCGGCGTCCCCGACCTCGCCCGTTGCGGTCACCGGCCGGGCGTTGCCCAACGGCCTGGCCGCCTTCCTGGTCTTCTTCTCCAGCGGTGCCGTGCTGGTGCTGGAGACCGTCGCGCTGCGCCTGGTCGGCCCGTACGTCGGGGTGACCCTCCAGGTGACCAGCTCGGTGATCGGCATCGCGCTGGCCGCCATCGCGTACGGGGCGTGGTCCGGCGGTTGGCTCGCCGACCGACGTAACCCGCGTGGCCTGCTGGCACCGGCGCTGGTGCTGGCCGGCATCGCCACCGCGATCACCCTGCCGGTGGTCCGTTACGCCGGTGAGGTGCTGCGCGGCGGCGCGGCCAGCGGCATCCTGCTGTTGGTGGCGTTGGCGGTGTTCGTCCCGGCCGCGCTGCTGGCCGCCGTCACCCCGCTGGTCGTGAAGCTCCAACTCGCCGACCTGCGTCGTACCGGCCAGGTGGTCGGTCGACTCTCCGGGATCGGCACCCTGGGCGGCATCACCGCCACCCTGCTCACCGGCTTCGTGCTGGTCGCCGCGCTGCGCAGCACCGTCATCCTGCTGACCCTCGCCCTCGCGCTCGGGCTGGTCGGTATCGGTCTCGGCTGGTACCTGCGCCGGCAGGAGCCCACCGAACTGCCCGGCCCGGCCCGGACCCGGGCCGCGTTGGCGGTTCTCGGCCTGGTCGGGGCGGGGCTGACCACCGTGGCACCGAACCCGTGCGACATCGAGACCGCGTACCACTGCGCCCGCGTCGTGTCCGACCCGGACCGGCCCACCGGGCGGACGCTGCTGCTCAACTCGGCCCAGCACTCGTACGTGGACCTCGCCGACCCGAAGCACCTGGAGTACGCGTACACGAAGTGGATCGGCGCGGTCGCCGACGTCGCCGCACCGGCCGGGAAGCGCCTGGACGCGCTGCACCTGGGCGGCGGCGGGTTCACCGTCCCGGGCTACCTGACCGCCACCCGGCCGGGCACCGACAACCTGGTGTTCGAGATCGACGGCGGCCTGGTCGAGTTGGGTGAGCAGGAGTTGGGCGTACGCACGGGGCCGGAGCTGCGGGCGGTCGTCGGTGACGCCCGGATGCTCGTCGCCGGCGAGCCGACGGACAGCCGTGACCTGGTCGTCGGGGACGCGTTCGGTCACCTGGTGGTGCCCTGGCACCTGGCCACCCGGGAGATGGCGGCCGAGGTCCGGCGGGTGACCCGCCCCGGCGGCGTGTACGTGCAGAACGTCATCGACTACCCGCCGCTGCGGTTCATCCGTGCCGAGTTGGCCACGGTGGCCGCCGAGTTCCGGCACGTCGCGTTGATCGCGCCGCCGGAGGCGCTCGCGGAGCAGCGGGGTTCCAACTTCCTCATCGTCGGCTCGGACGTGCCGCTGCCGCTGGACGCCGTCCGCGCCCGGCTGAACGAGGTGGACCCCAAGGTCAGCCTGCTCTCCGGTGCGGAGCTGACGGAGTTCGTCGGCTCGGCGCTGGTGTTGACCGACGACTACGCCCCGGTGGACCAACTGCTGGCGACCGCCTGA
- a CDS encoding serine/threonine-protein kinase codes for MGGGDRNNAQLLDERYRLVEQLGAGGMSVVWRGYDEVLGRQVAVKVLASRLASDRAFRHRIRVEAQAAARLCHPNITNVYDYGESEQVGLTVPYVVMELVDGTSLASRLGREGRLPWREAVTIGAEVSSALATAHARGVVHRDVTPGNVMLTSTGVKVVDFGISALVGESEKGPDGALLGTPAYLAPERLDNGQVSPATDVYAVGLLLYRMLVGRLPWQATTTTQMLRAHMYNDPDPMPPAPGLPDEVADLVRRCLAKRPGDRPVTAELARTLAEAAGMLAAVAVSPAGGPLDPAALANAGTTILPWSAATDALPLSRTRNRSRRTDRRRRRVEAGVAAVGLIAVTGAMWGFTSRSPASGEDRPTTEARMGLPQAPTCDVTYALRADTGKDFAAELTLTNSGKQELRDWTMNFTFPGQQTVTKAEPTSVQQQGSKVLIRPAAQRTTLAPGAAEKLTLSGTYSGANPLPVEFRLGDVTCGVRVSGVAGSVPSTAPASTAATTKKAPPKKATTPSGSGGGAAQKAKPPKVAKAPAKPAEGKGPGGPGKG; via the coding sequence ATGGGCGGTGGGGACCGGAACAACGCGCAACTCCTCGATGAGCGGTACCGGCTCGTCGAGCAACTGGGCGCGGGTGGCATGTCGGTGGTCTGGCGGGGCTACGACGAGGTGTTGGGCCGCCAGGTCGCGGTGAAGGTGCTGGCCTCCCGGCTGGCCAGCGACCGGGCGTTCCGGCATCGCATCCGGGTGGAGGCGCAGGCCGCCGCCCGGCTCTGCCACCCCAACATCACCAACGTGTACGACTACGGCGAGTCCGAGCAGGTCGGCCTGACCGTGCCGTACGTGGTGATGGAGTTGGTCGACGGCACCTCGCTGGCCAGCCGGCTGGGCCGGGAGGGACGCCTGCCGTGGCGGGAGGCGGTGACGATCGGCGCCGAGGTCAGCTCGGCGCTGGCCACCGCACACGCGCGTGGTGTGGTGCACCGCGATGTCACCCCGGGCAACGTGATGCTCACCTCGACCGGTGTGAAGGTCGTCGACTTCGGCATCTCGGCGCTGGTGGGGGAGAGTGAGAAGGGGCCGGACGGCGCACTGCTCGGCACCCCCGCGTACCTCGCTCCGGAGCGGCTGGACAACGGCCAGGTCTCCCCGGCCACCGACGTGTACGCCGTCGGGCTGCTGCTCTACCGGATGCTCGTCGGCCGGTTGCCCTGGCAGGCCACCACGACCACGCAGATGCTGCGGGCGCACATGTACAACGACCCGGACCCGATGCCGCCGGCGCCCGGCCTGCCCGACGAGGTCGCCGATCTGGTGCGGCGCTGCCTGGCCAAGCGGCCCGGTGACCGCCCGGTGACCGCCGAGCTGGCCCGGACCCTCGCCGAGGCGGCCGGGATGCTCGCCGCGGTCGCGGTCTCCCCGGCCGGCGGGCCACTGGACCCGGCCGCGCTGGCCAATGCGGGCACCACGATCCTGCCCTGGTCCGCGGCGACCGACGCGTTGCCGCTGTCGCGTACCCGTAACCGGAGCCGGCGGACGGACCGGCGTCGCCGGCGGGTGGAGGCCGGGGTGGCCGCCGTCGGCCTGATCGCGGTCACCGGTGCGATGTGGGGATTCACCTCGCGCAGCCCGGCCAGCGGCGAAGACCGGCCGACCACCGAGGCCCGGATGGGTCTGCCGCAGGCACCGACCTGCGACGTGACGTACGCGCTGCGGGCCGATACCGGCAAGGACTTCGCCGCCGAGCTGACCCTGACCAACAGCGGCAAGCAGGAGCTGCGGGACTGGACGATGAACTTCACCTTCCCCGGTCAGCAGACCGTGACGAAGGCGGAGCCGACGTCGGTGCAGCAGCAGGGCAGCAAGGTGCTGATCCGACCCGCTGCACAGCGCACCACCCTCGCGCCCGGCGCGGCCGAGAAGCTCACCCTGTCCGGGACGTACAGCGGGGCGAACCCGCTGCCGGTGGAGTTCCGGCTCGGCGACGTGACCTGCGGCGTACGCGTCTCCGGGGTGGCCGGCAGCGTGCCGTCCACCGCACCGGCGAGCACGGCCGCCACCACGAAGAAGGCCCCGCCGAAGAAGGCGACGACACCCAGCGGCTCCGGCGGCGGAGCCGCCCAGAAGGCGAAGCCGCCGAAGGTGGCGAAGGCACCGGCGAAGCCCGCCGAGGGCAAGGGGCCGGGTGGTCCGGGAAAAGGGTGA
- a CDS encoding TrkA family potassium uptake protein produces the protein MSARRSDGGGIVVIGLGRFGCHLAASLSRMDREVLAVDRNPEQVQRFSDQLDRVVQADSTEDGALRQLGVASFGRAVVAIGASVEASVLTVLALVELGVPQIWARATSQKHAKILSSVGAHHVIFPEAETGDRVAHLIVSRLLDFVEFDDDFAIATVRVPESFVGRTLLDLRPEERSGVRVIGAKVPGERFRYASDDTALTEGGVLIVEGGIDQVQRFAGRR, from the coding sequence GTGTCCGCGAGACGATCGGACGGCGGCGGCATCGTGGTGATCGGGTTGGGCCGTTTCGGCTGCCACCTGGCCGCGTCGCTCAGCCGGATGGACCGCGAGGTGCTGGCCGTCGACCGCAACCCGGAGCAGGTACAACGCTTCTCCGACCAGCTCGACCGGGTGGTTCAGGCCGACTCGACCGAGGACGGGGCGCTCCGTCAGCTCGGCGTCGCCAGCTTCGGCCGGGCGGTGGTGGCCATCGGGGCGTCGGTGGAGGCGAGCGTCCTCACCGTGCTGGCGTTGGTCGAGTTGGGTGTGCCGCAGATCTGGGCGCGGGCCACCTCGCAGAAACACGCCAAGATCCTGTCGTCGGTGGGCGCACACCACGTGATCTTTCCGGAGGCGGAGACCGGCGACCGGGTGGCGCACCTGATCGTCAGCCGGTTGCTGGACTTCGTCGAGTTCGACGACGACTTCGCGATCGCCACCGTCCGGGTTCCGGAGTCGTTCGTCGGGCGCACCCTGCTCGACCTGCGCCCGGAGGAGCGTTCCGGGGTACGCGTGATCGGCGCGAAGGTGCCCGGTGAGCGTTTCCGGTACGCCTCGGACGACACGGCCCTCACCGAGGGTGGGGTGCTGATCGTGGAGGGCGGGATCGACCAGGTGCAGCGGTTCGCGGGGCGACGCTGA
- a CDS encoding potassium transporter TrkG, with the protein MRWFFRNPVRLVPLGFLVPILLGTGLLMARWATVDHQRPPLVTALFTATSAVSVTGMAINDTPNYWSGAGLVVITLLTQLGGLGILTAAALVILAVSRQLGLRNRLLVQAETAEFGIADVARLLRRIAVTVFACEAVMTALVAGRLWWAYDYRPGRALWSGVFHTVQAFNNCGFALYSDGLLAFSRDPWVSLPLAFGGIVGGLGFPALFEAVREWRRPAGWVVATKLTIWGSLVLLLLGFAGLLAAEWTNANTIGSYDAAGKTLASFTQIALSRTGGFSVLNIAELQEETYPLLIVLMFIGGGSASTAGGIKVSTFFLLGFTIWAELRGEPDVTVGQRRVATASQRQAVTVALLSVALVTAGTMLLLLLTEGVRFVAALFEVTSAFSTTGLTVGLAGELPTSGQLVLTVLMFIGRVGPLTLGSAIALNTRRRLYRYPQEQPIVG; encoded by the coding sequence GTGCGCTGGTTCTTCCGCAACCCCGTGCGGCTGGTGCCGCTGGGGTTCCTGGTGCCGATCCTGCTGGGCACCGGGCTGTTGATGGCGCGCTGGGCAACGGTCGATCACCAACGCCCACCCCTGGTCACCGCGTTGTTCACCGCCACCTCCGCGGTGTCGGTGACCGGAATGGCGATCAACGACACCCCCAACTACTGGTCAGGTGCGGGGCTGGTGGTGATCACCCTGCTCACCCAGCTCGGCGGTCTCGGCATCCTCACCGCGGCGGCGCTGGTCATCCTGGCGGTCTCGCGCCAACTGGGCCTGCGCAACCGCCTGCTGGTGCAGGCCGAGACGGCGGAGTTCGGGATCGCCGACGTGGCCCGCCTGCTGCGTCGGATCGCGGTGACCGTCTTCGCCTGCGAGGCGGTGATGACCGCGCTGGTCGCCGGCCGGCTCTGGTGGGCGTACGACTACCGGCCGGGCCGGGCCCTCTGGTCGGGGGTGTTCCACACCGTCCAGGCGTTCAACAACTGTGGATTCGCGCTCTACAGCGACGGTCTGCTGGCCTTCTCCCGCGATCCGTGGGTGTCGCTGCCGCTGGCGTTCGGTGGAATCGTCGGCGGGCTCGGGTTTCCCGCCCTGTTCGAGGCCGTCCGCGAGTGGCGGAGGCCGGCGGGGTGGGTGGTGGCCACGAAGTTGACCATCTGGGGCAGCCTCGTCCTGCTGCTGCTGGGCTTCGCCGGACTGCTCGCCGCCGAGTGGACCAACGCCAACACCATCGGCTCGTACGACGCCGCAGGCAAGACGCTCGCGTCGTTCACCCAGATCGCGTTGAGCCGCACCGGCGGGTTCAGCGTGCTGAACATCGCCGAACTCCAGGAGGAGACCTATCCGCTGCTGATCGTGCTGATGTTCATCGGCGGCGGCAGCGCCAGCACGGCCGGGGGCATCAAGGTGTCCACGTTCTTCCTGCTCGGGTTCACCATCTGGGCGGAGTTGCGCGGCGAGCCGGACGTCACGGTCGGGCAACGCCGGGTGGCGACCGCCAGCCAGCGGCAGGCCGTCACGGTGGCCCTGCTCAGCGTCGCGCTGGTCACGGCCGGGACCATGCTCCTGCTGCTGCTCACCGAGGGCGTGCGGTTCGTCGCGGCCCTGTTCGAGGTCACCTCCGCGTTCAGCACCACCGGGCTCACCGTCGGTCTGGCCGGCGAGCTGCCGACCAGCGGGCAACTGGTGCTCACCGTGCTGATGTTCATCGGCCGGGTCGGGCCGCTCACCCTGGGGTCGGCGATCGCCCTGAACACCCGACGCAGGCTCTACCGCTACCCCCAGGAACAACCAATTGTCGGCTAG
- a CDS encoding glycerophosphodiester phosphodiesterase has protein sequence MRRTLSTLGVAGVLLAAAVAVPTMAAAEPSTEADRTRATDRPIVIGHRGASGYRPEHTLEAYRLAIRMGADYIEPDLVSTADGILVARHENEISGTTDVSTHPEFAARKATKTIDGVAVTGWFTEDFTLAELKTLRAKERLPQVRVANTAFDGRFEVPTLQEVIDLARTEGRARGRTIGIYPETKHPTYFTSIGKPLEEPLLKVLRQNKLDRKNSPVFIQSFETANLRRLSRLTDVKLVQLLDATGRPYDFTVAGDTRGYQDLVTPAGLKWIAGYADGIGANKNLLVPRDAAGNLLAPTNVVRDAHRERLLVHSWTFRAENQFLPVDFRIGTDPNARGDITAEYELFLGLGLDGVFSDHPDTAVAARAGLVS, from the coding sequence TTGCGACGTACCCTCTCGACCCTCGGCGTGGCCGGCGTGCTGCTCGCCGCCGCCGTGGCCGTGCCCACGATGGCTGCCGCCGAGCCCTCGACCGAAGCGGACCGCACCCGGGCGACCGACCGTCCGATCGTGATCGGTCACCGAGGCGCCAGCGGCTACCGGCCGGAGCACACCCTGGAGGCGTACCGGCTGGCGATCCGGATGGGCGCCGACTACATCGAGCCGGACCTGGTGTCGACAGCCGACGGCATCCTGGTCGCCCGGCACGAGAACGAGATCTCCGGCACCACCGACGTGTCGACCCACCCGGAATTCGCGGCCCGCAAGGCGACCAAGACCATCGACGGTGTCGCCGTGACCGGCTGGTTCACCGAGGACTTCACCCTGGCCGAGCTGAAGACGCTGCGAGCCAAGGAACGACTGCCGCAGGTACGGGTGGCGAACACCGCCTTCGACGGCCGCTTCGAGGTGCCGACCCTCCAGGAGGTCATCGACCTGGCCCGGACCGAGGGGCGGGCACGGGGCCGCACCATCGGCATCTACCCGGAGACCAAGCACCCGACCTACTTCACGTCGATCGGCAAGCCGTTGGAGGAGCCGCTGCTGAAGGTGCTGCGGCAGAACAAGCTGGACCGAAAGAACTCGCCGGTGTTCATCCAGTCGTTCGAGACGGCGAACCTGCGTCGACTGAGCCGGCTCACCGACGTGAAGCTGGTGCAGCTACTCGACGCCACCGGCCGCCCGTACGACTTCACCGTCGCCGGTGACACCCGTGGCTACCAGGACCTCGTCACGCCGGCCGGGTTGAAGTGGATCGCCGGGTACGCCGACGGCATCGGCGCGAACAAGAACCTACTGGTGCCCCGGGACGCGGCCGGCAACCTGCTCGCCCCCACCAACGTGGTACGCGACGCGCACCGCGAGCGGCTGCTCGTGCACTCCTGGACGTTCCGCGCGGAGAACCAGTTCCTCCCCGTGGACTTCCGGATCGGCACCGATCCCAACGCTCGCGGCGACATCACCGCCGAGTACGAACTCTTCCTCGGCCTGGGCCTGGACGGCGTCTTCAGCGACCACCCGGACACCGCCGTCGCCGCCCGCGCCGGCCTCGTCTCCTGA
- a CDS encoding substrate-binding domain-containing protein translates to MTVRHTRRAFLSAATMMAAALAATACGSPQDTATGGGDSAAPVKVGLVYSQSGALASYGKQYIEGFKAGLDFATKGTGKVGDRKIELTEVDDAGDPAKAVSAAKDLIGKGTKIIAGSTASGVALQVAPIAAQNKVLFISGPAATDAVTGANKYTFRSGRQSYQDVVTAKSFIGDPTGKKVVVFAQDGAFGDANEAAVKAVIGGAGATVSSVRAPASATEFTPFASQIKAAKPDLLFVAWAGTTAPAMWQTLDQQGVLASTTVVTGLDIRASWPTFGAAGTKISFLSHYFDGASDTEASKALKAKVNTIDLFHPDGFAAAQMVVRAAQEGGDDVDKMVTALEGWSFDGVKGKMTIRAADHALLQPMFQAKLTGSGTEFTATAQKSLTGDETAPPAVAMKG, encoded by the coding sequence ATGACGGTCCGGCACACGCGGCGGGCGTTCCTGTCCGCCGCCACGATGATGGCCGCGGCGCTGGCCGCCACGGCCTGTGGTAGCCCGCAGGACACCGCCACCGGCGGCGGCGACAGCGCCGCGCCGGTCAAGGTCGGCTTGGTGTACTCCCAGTCGGGTGCCCTGGCCAGCTACGGAAAGCAGTACATCGAGGGGTTCAAGGCCGGGCTCGACTTCGCCACGAAGGGCACCGGCAAGGTCGGCGACCGGAAGATCGAGTTGACCGAGGTCGACGACGCGGGTGACCCGGCCAAGGCGGTCTCCGCCGCGAAGGACCTGATCGGCAAGGGCACGAAGATCATCGCCGGTTCCACCGCCTCCGGCGTCGCGTTGCAGGTCGCGCCGATCGCGGCGCAGAACAAGGTCCTGTTCATCAGTGGGCCGGCCGCCACCGACGCGGTGACCGGCGCGAACAAGTACACGTTCCGTTCCGGTCGACAGTCCTACCAGGACGTGGTGACCGCCAAGTCGTTCATCGGCGATCCGACCGGCAAGAAGGTGGTGGTCTTCGCGCAGGACGGCGCGTTCGGTGACGCCAACGAGGCGGCCGTCAAGGCCGTCATCGGCGGGGCGGGAGCCACCGTGAGCAGTGTCCGGGCCCCGGCGAGCGCCACCGAGTTCACCCCGTTCGCCAGCCAGATCAAGGCCGCCAAGCCCGACCTGCTCTTCGTGGCCTGGGCGGGCACCACCGCCCCGGCGATGTGGCAGACCCTCGACCAGCAGGGCGTGCTCGCGTCCACCACGGTCGTCACCGGCCTGGACATCCGTGCCTCCTGGCCGACCTTCGGGGCCGCCGGCACCAAGATCTCCTTCCTGTCGCACTACTTCGACGGTGCCAGCGACACCGAGGCCAGCAAGGCGCTCAAGGCGAAGGTCAACACCATCGACCTGTTCCACCCGGACGGCTTCGCGGCCGCCCAGATGGTGGTGCGGGCGGCACAGGAGGGCGGGGACGACGTCGACAAGATGGTCACCGCTCTGGAGGGCTGGAGCTTCGACGGGGTCAAGGGCAAGATGACCATCCGGGCCGCCGACCACGCGCTGCTCCAGCCGATGTTCCAGGCCAAGCTGACCGGCAGCGGCACCGAGTTCACGGCCACCGCGCAGAAGAGCCTCACCGGTGACGAGACCGCGCCACCGGCCGTGGCCATGAAGGGCTGA